In Glycine max cultivar Williams 82 chromosome 7, Glycine_max_v4.0, whole genome shotgun sequence, a single window of DNA contains:
- the LOC100815452 gene encoding serine/arginine-rich splicing factor RS41 isoform X3, which yields MEDERDAEYAIRRLDRTEFGRKGRRIRVEWTKQERDSRRSGGDSRKSSSNSRPSKTLFVINFDPVHARTRDLERHFDSYGKILNIRIRRNFAFIQFESQEDATRALEATNLSKFMDRVITVEYAIRDDDDRDRRNGYSPDRRGHDSPDGRYGRGRSPSPYRRGRGSPDYGHGSNPSSRPDPRGSPKYERAESPINNGRYDSRSPPPRERSRS from the exons ATGGAAGATGAACGTGATGCTGAGTATGCAATCAGAAGGCTTGATAGAACAGAATTTGGTAGAAAGGGTCGCCGGATTCGTGTTGAGTGGACTAAG CAAGAACGTGACAGTAGAAGATCAGGTGGTGATTCCAGAAAATCTTCATCTAATTCAAGACCATCCAAAACTttgtttgttataaattttgatcctGTTCATGCCAGGACAAGGGATCTGGAGAGACATTTTGATTCCTAtgggaaaatattaaatataaggaTCAGAAGGAATTTTGCTTTTATTCAGTTTGAATCCCAAGAGGACGCTACTAGAGCTTTGGAGGCCACCAACCTGAG CAAGTTTATGGACCGTGTTATCACTGTGGAGTATGCCATTAGAGATGATGATGACAGAGACAGAAGGAATGGATACAGTCCTGATAGAAGAGGCCATGACTCTCCTGATGGGAGATATGGTCGTGGTAGATCCCCTAGTCCTTATCGTAGAGGTCGGGGTAGCCCAGATTATGGTCATGGATCAAATCCATCTTCCAGACCAGATCCAAGAGGAAGCCCCAAGTATGAACGAGCTGAAAGCCCAATAAATAATGGGAGATATGATAG CCGATCTCCCCCACCCCGAGAAAGGTCGCGATCTTGA
- the LOC100815452 gene encoding serine/arginine-rich splicing factor RS41 isoform X1, with amino-acid sequence MKPVFCGNLDFDARQSDVERLFRRYGKVDRVDMKSGFAFVYMEDERDAEYAIRRLDRTEFGRKGRRIRVEWTKQERDSRRSGGDSRKSSSNSRPSKTLFVINFDPVHARTRDLERHFDSYGKILNIRIRRNFAFIQFESQEDATRALEATNLSKFMDRVITVEYAIRDDDDRDRRNGYSPDRRGHDSPDGRYGRGRSPSPYRRGRGSPDYGHGSNPSSRPDPRGSPKYERAESPINNGRYDSRSPPPRERSRS; translated from the exons atgaaacctgTTTTCTGTGGAAACCTGGATTTCGACGCGCGTCAATCTGACGTGGAGAGGCTCTTCAGAAGATACGGCAAAGTTGATAGAGTTGACATGAAATCCG GGTTTGCTTTTGTCTACATGGAAGATGAACGTGATGCTGAGTATGCAATCAGAAGGCTTGATAGAACAGAATTTGGTAGAAAGGGTCGCCGGATTCGTGTTGAGTGGACTAAG CAAGAACGTGACAGTAGAAGATCAGGTGGTGATTCCAGAAAATCTTCATCTAATTCAAGACCATCCAAAACTttgtttgttataaattttgatcctGTTCATGCCAGGACAAGGGATCTGGAGAGACATTTTGATTCCTAtgggaaaatattaaatataaggaTCAGAAGGAATTTTGCTTTTATTCAGTTTGAATCCCAAGAGGACGCTACTAGAGCTTTGGAGGCCACCAACCTGAG CAAGTTTATGGACCGTGTTATCACTGTGGAGTATGCCATTAGAGATGATGATGACAGAGACAGAAGGAATGGATACAGTCCTGATAGAAGAGGCCATGACTCTCCTGATGGGAGATATGGTCGTGGTAGATCCCCTAGTCCTTATCGTAGAGGTCGGGGTAGCCCAGATTATGGTCATGGATCAAATCCATCTTCCAGACCAGATCCAAGAGGAAGCCCCAAGTATGAACGAGCTGAAAGCCCAATAAATAATGGGAGATATGATAG CCGATCTCCCCCACCCCGAGAAAGGTCGCGATCTTGA
- the LOC100815452 gene encoding serine/arginine-rich splicing factor RS41 isoform X2: MTFAQCSISNMFQHRNHDDFATVAGFAFVYMEDERDAEYAIRRLDRTEFGRKGRRIRVEWTKQERDSRRSGGDSRKSSSNSRPSKTLFVINFDPVHARTRDLERHFDSYGKILNIRIRRNFAFIQFESQEDATRALEATNLSKFMDRVITVEYAIRDDDDRDRRNGYSPDRRGHDSPDGRYGRGRSPSPYRRGRGSPDYGHGSNPSSRPDPRGSPKYERAESPINNGRYDSRSPPPRERSRS; this comes from the exons ATGACTTTTGCTCAGTGTTCAATTTCCAACATGTTTCAACATAGAAACCATGATGATTTCGCAACTGTGGCAG GGTTTGCTTTTGTCTACATGGAAGATGAACGTGATGCTGAGTATGCAATCAGAAGGCTTGATAGAACAGAATTTGGTAGAAAGGGTCGCCGGATTCGTGTTGAGTGGACTAAG CAAGAACGTGACAGTAGAAGATCAGGTGGTGATTCCAGAAAATCTTCATCTAATTCAAGACCATCCAAAACTttgtttgttataaattttgatcctGTTCATGCCAGGACAAGGGATCTGGAGAGACATTTTGATTCCTAtgggaaaatattaaatataaggaTCAGAAGGAATTTTGCTTTTATTCAGTTTGAATCCCAAGAGGACGCTACTAGAGCTTTGGAGGCCACCAACCTGAG CAAGTTTATGGACCGTGTTATCACTGTGGAGTATGCCATTAGAGATGATGATGACAGAGACAGAAGGAATGGATACAGTCCTGATAGAAGAGGCCATGACTCTCCTGATGGGAGATATGGTCGTGGTAGATCCCCTAGTCCTTATCGTAGAGGTCGGGGTAGCCCAGATTATGGTCATGGATCAAATCCATCTTCCAGACCAGATCCAAGAGGAAGCCCCAAGTATGAACGAGCTGAAAGCCCAATAAATAATGGGAGATATGATAG CCGATCTCCCCCACCCCGAGAAAGGTCGCGATCTTGA
- the LOC100799444 gene encoding ethylene-responsive transcription factor ABR1 translates to MAGAEATKYASSATSPTTTAANNMATKSNKPTIRRFIGVRQRPSGRWVAEIKDSSQHVRLWLGTYDTPEEAARAYDEAARALRGENARTNFAPVSQVILGQQQSGSNNNLSTGSDIGKHGLSFASLKAKLSKNLQNIMARASDHNNNNKSSKSRVSDHFTFASIFHRRSYQIPEGDTMKNIDKVVQPSIIVPPMEAGGVGDYNSSVANWESASSVSDCSSEWVGFGNSKLGLESDGYEIGEASVGDQGFLEQLMGWIETPDISDHQGEGSRSKRFKVSSSVLVPPTFTGSSYDCGSPFSGYASPYNNGYASPYNNGCASPCNGYASPYYNNKK, encoded by the coding sequence ATGGCTGGAGCTGAAGCTACAAAATATGCTTCTTCTGCTACAAGTCCAACAACCACTGCGGCAAACAACATGGCCACCAAATCGAACAAACCAACCATCAGAAGGTTCATTGGGGTGAGGCAAAGACCCTCAGGAAGGTGGGTGGCTGAGATCAAAGACTCTTCTCAGCACGTGAGATTATGGCTTGGAACCTATGATACTCCAGAAGAGGCCGCAAGGGCTTATGATGAAGCAGCACGAGCTCTGAGAGGTGAAAATGCTAGAACCAACTTTGCACCAGTGAGCCAAGTCATACTGGGTCAACAACAATCAGGCTCTAATAATAACCTTTCAACTGGGTCTGATATTGGGAAGCATGGTTTGAGCTTTGCTTCCTTGAAGGCCAAGTTGAGCAAGAATCTTCAGAACATTATGGCTAGGGCAAGTGatcacaataacaacaacaagtcCTCAAAGAGTAGGGTGAGTGACCACTTCACCTTTGCCAGCATCTTCCACCGTAGGAGCTACCAAATCCCTGAAGGGGACACGATGAAGAACATTGACAAAGTGGTGCAGCCTAGTATTATTGTGCCTCCTATGGAAGCTGGTGGTGTTGGTGACTATAATTCTTCTGTTGCTAATTGGGAAAGTGCTTCTAGTGTCTCTGATTGCAGCTCTGAATGGGTAGGATTCGGGAATTCGAAACTCGGGTTGGAGTCGGACGGGTATGAGATAGGGGAGGCTAGTGTTGGTGATCAAGGGTTCTTGGAGCAGTTAATGGGGTGGATTGAAACCCCTGATATTAGTGATCATCAAGGTGAGGGTTCAAGGAGTAAGAGGTTCAAGGTGTCTTCTTCTGTGCTTGTGCCACCTACTTTCACTGGCTCTTCTTATGATTGTGGATCCCCTTTTAGTGGTTATGCCTCTCCTTATAATAACGGTTATGCTTCTCCATATAACAACGGTTGTGCCTCCCCTTGTAATGGTTATGCTTCTCCGTATTACAATAATAAGAAGTGA